In Marasmius oreades isolate 03SP1 chromosome 3, whole genome shotgun sequence, a single window of DNA contains:
- the UBC1 gene encoding Ubiquitin-conjugating enzyme E2 1 — MALKRINKELIDLGRDPPSSCSAGPTGDNMFQWQATIMGPGDSPYAGGVFFLSISFPTDYPFKPPKVSFTTKIYHPNINANGSICLDILRDQWSPALTISKVLLSICSMLTDPNPDDPLVPDIAHLYKTDRTRYEATAREWTRKYAM, encoded by the exons ATGGCCCTCAAGCGTATTAACAAG GAATTGATTGATCTTGGTCGGGATCCACCCTCATCTTGCAGCGCTGGACCAACTGGCGACAACATGTTTCAATGGCAGGCAACCATTATGGGGCCG GGCGACTCTCCTTACGCTGGCGGtgttttcttcctctccattaGTTTCCCCACCGACTATCCTTTCAAACCTCCCAAAGTCAGTTTCACCACGAAGATCTACCACCCCAACATCAACGCCAATGGTTCAATTTGCCTGGACATCCTGCGGGACCAGTGGTCACCagctttgacgatatcaaaAG TCCTCCTATCGATTTGTTCAATGCTCACCGACCCCAACCCCGACGATCCCCTTGTTCCTGACATTGCTCATTTGTACAAGACGGATCGCACTCGATACGAAGCGACCGCTCGAGAATGGACTAGGAA GTATGCTATGTAA
- a CDS encoding uncharacterized protein (CAZy:GH16), whose product MASGLIHSLLGLLLLLPWALGASYGQQENIAGSGFLSAFSYEAIADPTHGRVNYVDAGTARSQNLTFASSDTFVLRADSKTTLSASGPGRNSVRIVSNRQYTTGVMIFNIRHMPQGCGTWPAVWTVGSNWPNNGEIDILEGVNDQGPNQGTLHTNSGCTMPASRSETGTPLQNNCDVAATGNSGCGVRFNDGNSYGPALNNVGGGWYAMERTNSAIKIWFWPRNSGSVPSQVRDGATSINTDTWGTPVANFPSTSCPISSKFGPHNIVINLTFCGDWAGAVYGNSGCPSSCVDFVNNNPSAFTNAFFDFAWLKTYA is encoded by the exons ATGGCCTCTGGGTTGATCCACTCGCTGCTTGGACTTCTCTTGCTTTTGCCTTGGGCATTGGGAGCCTCGTACGGCCAGCAGGAGAATATTGCGGGCTCGGGATTTCTCAGCGCTTTCTCCTACGAAGCGATTGCCGACCCCACCCACGGAAGAGT GAACTACGTGGACGCAGGGACTGCCCGAAGCCAGAATTTAACCTTCGCTTCTAGTGATACTTTCGTCCTCCGGGCGGACTCTAAAACTACTCTCAGTGCCAGTGGACCAGGAAGAAACTCTGTTCGGATCGTATCGAACAGACAATATACCACTGGTGTTATGAT ATTCAACATCCGGCACATGCCTCAAGGCTGTGG TACTTGGCCTGCTGTTTGGACTGTTGGCTCAAACTGGCCGAATAAT GGCGAGATAGATATTCTGGAAGGTGTGAACGATCAAGGTCCTAATCAAGGCACTCTGCATACGAATTCTG GTTGCACCATGCCGGCCTCTCGTTCGGAAACTGG aACTCCATTGCAGAACAACTGTGATGTTGCAGCCACCGGTAACTCTGGATGTGGTGTACGATTCAACGACGGGAATAGCTATGGACCGGCGCTCAATAACGTTGGTGGTGGGTG GTATGCAATGGAGCGAACTAATTCAGCCATCAAGATTTGGTTCTGGCCCCGTAATTCTGGCAGTGTACCATCGCAAGTGAGAGATGGTGCTACTTCTATTAATACGGATACTTGG GGTACACCGGTTGCCAATTTCCCCAGCACGTCGTGCCCGATATCTTCCAAATTCGGTCCTCACAATATCGTGATTAATC TGACTTTCT GTGGTGATTGGGCAGGTGCTGTGTATGGCAATTCGGGCTGCCCGTCTTCATGTGTCG ACTTTGTGAACAACAACCCTTCAGCATTCACAAACGCATTCTTCGACTTTGCCTGGCTCAAGACATACGCATAA